aCTTTATGATAATGAACATTTCATTATCATAAAATGAACATTTCATTAtcagaaaatgaacattttattatccgaaaatgaacattttattatcagaaaatgaacatttttaaGTTCCACAACTTAATCAAGTTAACCATGATAAGTGTATTTTTTATAATAAGTAGACATGAACATCATAATCTCGGAAAATGAACATCATACCTCTTACTTTTTaataatttgaacatattttttttgataatgGAACATTTTATTCTCAGACAATGAACATTATTAAGTTGCATTACTTAGTCAACAAACACAATTTCAATCTTAATAAAATAAGAATATTTATAAGCATTTGAATATTACAAAATGAACATAATCATGCATTCGATCATATGAACCTcgaaaaaaatatagatctaaaCAATAAACAACATTCTAGAACTTTTTTGAGAAAAGAAGTTGGCAAAAAATTGAGATGTCAAccagattttattttaaatcaCATACATATATTaacaaaatcaattttaagaaaaataaagtatTATACACAACAAAATAAACATTTTATTCTCATAATATGAACATTATAAAGTTCCATAACTTAATAAACAATTATGTATTTATTCTTCATAATAAAGTGATATGAACATCAGAATCTTACAAAATGAACATAACTATATATAAATATGAACATTTTGAAAAAACCGGATCTGAACATAAAAAATTTCTAGATCCAATTTTTGAAGAAATTTTGCAAGAAAATGGAAAGAGAATATGGAGATTCAACCAGAAAATTTctaaatcacataaaaattGACGTGCGCACAAATGTAGAACATAAAAGGAAAATTCGATTGAGTTATTAAAGACATGCTTCTAATCAACATgtaaattcaatcaaaaatcacgaaaaaataagaaaattaacaTCAGAAAAAGGAGAAAAATAAGTTTACAGCTAGTGGCAAAGACTGCGTTGTCGTGAATGATAATGGCGGCGCAAACGCAAACGGATTTTCAGATTGACATTGTTATTTGAGATAAAAAAATCACGTATAAATGAGAAGAGAGAAACTTTTGGGGAGAGAGAAACTTTGaggaaaggggaaaaaaaaggagagaattctggtttttgaaaaatttatatgcaattttttaaaaagaaatcaCATGTCTATATagcttctttattttctttgggAAGGGGTACACCAATAGATGGCTATacctagggatgtcaatggggcggggcggatgcggatgtaggtccctccatccccatccccacctaaaattttcatccccatccccgccccatcacccatgacgggtataaaattcatccccatccccgccccaacgagTGTAAGCTAAAAGCCATCCCCGCCCCgccacccaactgggtatccatccctGTCTTATCCCCGCGCTAATACCggcctaattttttttatttagcaaacatttgtCATATATACGGATTAATCAAAGTtaatatagaaaaaaaaaaccttatgactaaagtaacctatataataaaaaaaatactcgtcataaaaaaaatccaaacaaaaaacataaaaatctcacctaaatttatattatcacctaaagatgcaaataaatccaaactcaCCCATCATcatggcgggtatgaagcggggcgagTTGGGATGGGGCTGGGCGGGCGGGaatggggcgggttcaacacaaaatccacacccgtcCCATCACCCAGACGGGTACGATTTTTATATCTATCCCCACTCCATCACCCGCtaaacctacctccatcccaGCCCATCACCCGCtaaacctacctccatccccgcctacttggggcagATGCGGGGATGGTCTCCCGCGAAACCcaccccattgacatccctccTGGTATAGCCATTAAGGATATGTATATGGAAGATCTCCTGGTGTAGTCGTGTTGCTTGAATAAAACCCAGGCCCAAAAAGTGAAAAACCTAACCTACTCACTCCATTAGACAAAACCCTAAGGAGTAATGAATTCATTTTGTAATTTAAGTCACACTTCCCCTGCCGCCATCGGCCATCCCCTttccattttctctcttctccaaAAATGTCGTCCACCGCGGCCGCAGCCCGCCCTCTGGTGTCAATCCAGACTGTCGAATCCGACATGTCCACCGACTCCACCCCCACAGCTCATCTTCCCGACGTTATGAAAGCCCCAATCCGCCCTGACGTCGTCAACGAAGTCCATTCCCTCATGTCAAAAAATGCCCGTCAACCCTACGCCGTATCCAAAAAAGCCGGTCACCAGACCTCCGCTGAGTCCTGGGGTACTGGACGTGCAGTCTCCCGTATTCCCCGTGTTCCTGGTGGCGGTACCCACCGTGCTGGACAAGGAGCTTTCGGAAACATGTGTCGTGGTGGTCGCATGTTCGCTCCTACCAAGATCTGGAGGAAATGGCACCGGAAAATCAATGTTAACCAGAAGAGGTACGCCGTCGTATCCGCCATTGCTGCCACTGCGATCCCTGCTCTTGTTCTCGCTCGTGGTCACAAGATCGAGACTGTGCCTGAGCTTCCTCTTGTCGTTTCCGACTCGATTGAGAGCGTCGAGAAGACCTCTGCTGCTTTGAAGGTGTTGAAGTCCATCGGTGCTCTACCCGATGTCGAGAAGGCGAAGGACTCCATTGCTATTCGTGCTGGTAAGGGTAAGATGAGGAACAGGAGGTACATTTCTCGCAAGGGTCCTCTTATCGTTTACGCCACCGAGGGTGCGAAGCTTGTGAAGGCATTCAGGAATCTTCCGGGTGTAGAAATCTGCCATGTTGACAGGCTGAACTTGTTGAAGCTTGCTCCAGGGGGTCATTTGGGTAGGTTTGTGATCTGGACCAAGAGTGCTTTCGAGAAGCTCGATGTAATTTACGGGTCGTTTGATAAGCCTTCTGAGAAGAAGAACAAGTACCTGTTGCCTAGAGCTAAGATGTTGAATGGTGATCTTGCTAGGATTATCAACTCTGATGAGATTCAGTCTATTGTTAGGCCGATTAAGAAGGATTATGTTCGGGCTCCATTGAAGAAGAACCCATTGAAGAATCTCAATGTCATGTTGAAGTTGAACCCCTATGCTAAGACTGCTAAAAGGATGTCTTTGTTGGCTGAGAAACAGAGGGCTGCTTCCAAGGAGAGCAAGCTTCAGAAGAAGAGGAAGGTTCTCTCTAAGGTATATCTTTctccttattttttttaatatattatcaTCATGGATTGCATTTCCTAGGTTTTTGTTCAgtgcattttatttattttttatattttgttattgCTTTGTTGAAGTTATTGTTTCTTCTTGTTGGAATTTCATTTTGCTTAGTTATGAGGCTTTATTGGTTGATATCAATTGAAATTATTTGGAGTTTGAACATAAAAAGAACCATATGTGATGATGAAAAACTGATTCTATTGAAATTGGTGATAGATTATCATAATTGGCAGGGCTGATGCTGCTTTGACCACGTTTTTCAAGTAAT
This Spinacia oleracea cultivar Varoflay chromosome 6, BTI_SOV_V1, whole genome shotgun sequence DNA region includes the following protein-coding sequences:
- the LOC110805409 gene encoding 60S ribosomal protein L4-1, encoding MSSTAAAARPLVSIQTVESDMSTDSTPTAHLPDVMKAPIRPDVVNEVHSLMSKNARQPYAVSKKAGHQTSAESWGTGRAVSRIPRVPGGGTHRAGQGAFGNMCRGGRMFAPTKIWRKWHRKINVNQKRYAVVSAIAATAIPALVLARGHKIETVPELPLVVSDSIESVEKTSAALKVLKSIGALPDVEKAKDSIAIRAGKGKMRNRRYISRKGPLIVYATEGAKLVKAFRNLPGVEICHVDRLNLLKLAPGGHLGRFVIWTKSAFEKLDVIYGSFDKPSEKKNKYLLPRAKMLNGDLARIINSDEIQSIVRPIKKDYVRAPLKKNPLKNLNVMLKLNPYAKTAKRMSLLAEKQRAASKESKLQKKRKVLSKEELAAIKASGRSFYKTMISDSDYTEFENFTKWLGVSQ